In Isoptericola variabilis 225, the genomic window CTGGAGTTCGCGCGCGGGTCCGTGCTCGTGGCGCACAACGCCCCGTACGACGTCGGCTTCCTGCGCGCGGCGTGCGAGCGCCTCGGGTACCCGTGGCCGGGCTTCCGCGTCGTCGACACGGTGCCGCTGGCGCGCCGCGTCGTCACCCGCGACGAGGCCCCCAACCACAAGCTGTCCACGCTCGCGGCGCTCTTCCGCGCCCGCACGACGCCGCAGCACCGCGCGCTCGCCGACGCGCGCGCGACGGTCGACGTGCTCCACGGCCTGCTCGAGCGCCTCGCGCCGCTGGGCGTGACGCACCTCGAGGACCTCGCGACCGCCGCCGACCCGGTGCCGCCCGAGGTGCGGCGCAAGCGCCACCTCGCCGACGGGCTGCCGGACGCCCCGGGCGTCTACCTGTTCCGCGGCCCGGGCGACGAGGTCCTCTACGTCGGCACCTCGACCAACATCCGCAAGCGCGTGCGCACGTACTTCACGGCGGGCGAGAAGCGCCGCCGCATCACCGAGATGGTGCGCATCGCGCACGCCGTCACTCCCGTGGTGTGCGCGACGCCGCTCGAGGCGCAGGTGCGCGAGCTGCGGCTCATCACCGAGCACGCGCCCCGGTACAACCGCCGCTCGAAGCACCCGGAGCGCCACGCCTGGGTCCGGCTGACCGACGAGCCGTACCCGCGGCTGTCGGTGGTCCGTGACGTGCGGGACGGGACGCCGCACATCGGTCCGTTCGGGTCGCGGCGCGCCGCGCAGGACGCGGTCGACGCGCTGCACGACGCCCTGCCGCTGCGGCAGTGCACGGCCCGGCTGCCCCGCGTCGCGCGGGTCGCGGGCAGCCCGTGCGCGCTGGCGGGCATGGGGCGCTGCTCGGCCCCGTGCACGACGACGCAGGGCCCGGACGACGCGTACGCGGAGGTCGCGCGGGTCGCGGCCGAGGCGCTCACGGGCGACCCGTCGCCCGTCGTGCGGGCGCTGTCCGAGCGCATCGCGCGGCTCGCCGCCGAGCAGCGCTACGAGGAGGCCGGCCACGTCACGGCCCGGCTGCGGGCGTTCGTGCAGGGGGCCGGGCGGGCGCAGCGCCTCGCGCCGCTCGCGCGGTGCGCCGAGATCGTCGCCGCCCGTGCGACGGCGTCGGGCGGCTGGGAGCTCGTCGTCGTCAAGCACGGGCGGCTCGCCGCGACGGCCGTGACCCGCCCCGACGAGGACCCGCTGCCCGTGGTGGACGCCCTGCGCGCGACGGCGGAGGCGGTCGAGCCGCCGGTCCCGCCGGCCCCGGCGTGCCACCCCGAGGAGGCGGCGCTCGTCCTCGGCTGGCTCGACCAGCCCGGGACCCGCCTGGTGCACGTGAGCGACCCGTGGGCCTGCCCGGTGCGGTCCGCGGCCGCGCACGCGGACCTGGCGTGGGCGTCCGGCGAGGTCAGGGCCCGCGTGGCTACGATGGCCGCATGCTGACCGCGATCGTGCTCATCGACACCGAACCGGACCGCATCCCCGAGGTCGCGAACGAGGTGACCGAGCTCAAGGGCGTGAGCGAGGTCTACTCCGTCACGGGCAAGGCCGACCTCGTCGCCATGGTGCGCGTCCGCGAGCACGACGCGCTGGCGACCGTCATCGCGGACGGCATCTCCAAGGTCCCGGGCGTGCTGCGCACCGAGACGCTCATCGCGTTCCGCACCTACTCGAGCGTCGACCTCGAGCAGGCGTTCGCCCTCGGCCTGGACTGATCCGGGGCGCGACCGCGCGCCCGCACCCCCGGCGCGTCAGCGGGACGAGGCCTCGGCCCACCGGCGGAGCACGTCGGCCGCGGCGCCGTCGTCGACGCTGCGCGCGGCGTGCTCGAGGCCGGCCTGCAGGCGCTCGACGAGCGATCCCGACGCGGTGCCGGACAGGCGGCCGTCGGCGACCAGCGCGGCGGCCGCGTTGAGCAGGACCGTCTCGCGGACGGCCCCGTGCGCGCCGTCGAGCAGGTCGCGCGCCACCGCGGCGTTGTGCACCGCGTCGGCGCCCCGCAGGTCCTCGACGCGGATGCGCTGCAGCCCCAGGTCGGCGGCGGCGTCGAGCCGCTGCTCGGTGACGTCGCCGTCACGCACCTCCCACACGGTCGCGCCGCCCGTCGCCGCGAGCTCGTCGAGCCCGTCGTCGCCGCGGAAGACGAGGGCCTGCGTCCCGCGCGCGGCGAACACGCCGGCCATCTTCGGCGCCATGACGGGGTCGGCGCAGCCGACCGCCGTCGCGCGCGGCTGGGCCGGGTTCGTCAGCGGGCCGAGGAAGTTGAACACCGTCGGGATGCCGAGGTCCTTGCGCGCGACGCCGGCGTGCCGCATCGACGGGTGGAACACCTGCGCGAAGCAGAAGGTGATGCCGACCTCGTCGGCGAGCTCGGCGACCCGCTCCGGCGGGTGGTCGAGCCGGATCCCGAGCGCCTCGAGGACGTCGGCCGAGCCGGACGACGACGACGCCGCGCGGTTGCCGTGCTTGACGACGCGCACGCCGGCGCCGGCGAGCACGATCGCCGCCATCGTGGAGACGTTCACGGTGTGCGCGCGGTCGCCGCCGGTGCCGACGATGTCCACCGACGGGCCCTCGACCTCCAGGCGCCGGGCGTGCCCGAGCATCGCGTCGGCGAGCGCGGTGAGCTCGGTGACCGTGACGCCCTTGGCGCGCAGCCCCACGAGGAAGCCCGCGAGCCGCACCGGCGAAACCTCGCCGGACATGACCTCGTCCATGGCCCACGCCGCCTGCTCGGCCGTGAGGTCCTGGCCCTGCACGAGCTGCGTGAGCAGCTCCGGCCAGGTCGCGACGGCGGGGGCCGGCGGGGCGGAGGGCGTGGCGTCGGTGCTGGGCACGGCGTTCCTTCGGTGGGGGTCGGGCGTGGTGGCGCTCCCGGCCGGCCGGGGCCGACGGGGCGCGCGGTCAGGACAGGAGGGAGGAGACGGCCTTCTGCAGCTCGAAGGCGTCGAGCGGCCGCGACACGACCGCGTCGGCGAGCGACCACGACGCGAGCCACGCGTCCTCGGCCCGCGCCGTGAGCACGAGCACGGGCGGGCACTCGTACACCTCGTTCTTCAGCTGGCGGCACAGCCCCATGCCGCCGGCCTTGTCGGCCTCGCCGTCGAGCACGAGCAGGTCCCACGCCTTGCCGTCGGCCGCGGCGACCACGGCGCTCGGCGTGGCCACCTCGGTCCACGCGATCTCGGGTTCGTGCGCTCCCAGGCGCGGCCCGACGGCCAGGCGCACCTGCTCGCGCACCGTCCGGTCGTCGCTGTAGAGCAGGACACGGGGACCGGGCTGCGCCGTCCGGTCCGTCGCGTGGTCCGACATGTGCATCGCCTCCGCAGACGCGTGGGGTGGGACCCGGCCGGCCGGCGCGGGTCTCGACGGTGTTTGCTGGCATCGTGGCACACCCGCGTCACCTCGGTCAGCCCGATCTCGTGGCGTTTTCGTGGCACTCTGCGCCGATACGTCAGATCGCGACGGCCGAGTGGCGAGATTCCGCAGATTCTGTGGATGAGATCCCCACGAACGACGCCACCGGGTGGCTCGGACCGGCCTGTTGTCAGCAATAATGGCTCACGTGTCGACCGCAACGGCTGCTGCCCCCCATGCCCACCAGCACGTGAGCGTCAACCGTCCGAACCCGGTGTCGGTCGGGACGATCGTGTGGCTCGCGAGCGAGCTGATGTTCTTCGCGGGCCTGTTCGCGATGTACTTCACCGTGCGCTCCGTGATGCCCGACGCCGAGTGGGCCGCGGAGACCGAGAAGCTGAACCTGACGTTCGCCGCGATCAACACCACGGTCCTGGTGCTGTCGTCGGTGACGTGCCAGTTCGGCGTGTGGGCGGCGGAGCGGTTCCAGCCCGTGCGGACGGGCTCGCTGCTGCAGGTCAACCGTTGGGGCATGAACGAGTGGATGACGCTGACCTACCTCATGGGCGCGTTCTTCATCGGCGGGCAGATCTTCGAGTACGCCGAGCTCGTGCACCACGGCGTGACGCTGTCGTCGAGCGCCTACGGCTCGGTCTTCTACCTGACGACGGGCTTCCACGGCCTGCACGTCGTGGGCGGTCTGATCGCGTTCCTGTTCCTGCTCGGCCGCTCGTTCGCCGCCCGGAACTTCGGCCACCACGAGGCGACCACCGGCATCGTCACGTCGTACTACTGGCACTTCGTCGACGTGGTGTGGATCGCGCTCTTCGCCGTCATCTACCTCCTGCGCTGACCGTCGCCGGCGGCGAGCCGGCACCTCCTGACCCTGCACCTTCCATCTGCGAGACGAGGATCATTTCGTGAAGGCACTCGCCGCCCGCAGGCACCACCGGGCCGCCCCGGTCGTGCTGCTGCTGCTGGCGCTGCTGGTCACGGGCGGCGTCTACGCCGTCCTTGCCCCGAGTCCGGCCACCGCCGACACCGCCAGCACCGCGGACATCGAGACCGGGAAGAAGCTCTTCCAGGCCAACTGCGCCACCTGCCACGGCCCCAACGCCGAGGGCACGTCCGAGGTGCCGTCCCTCGTGGGCGTGGGCGCCGCCGCGGTCGACTTCCAGGTCTCGACCGGCCGCATGCCCATGCAGATGAACGGTCCGCAGGCCCAGGACAAGCCGCGCCAGATGAACGAGGAGCAGACGGCGGCCCTCGCCGCCTACGTCGCCTCGCTCGGCCCGGGCCCGGCGATCCCCACGGACGAGCAGGTCGACCCGGCTCTCGGCGACGCCTCCAACGGCGCCCTGCTTTTCCGCACCAACTGCGCCATGTGCCACAACGCCGTGGGTGCGGGCGGTGCGCTGTCCGAGGGCAAGTGGGCGCCCGCGCTGTGGGACGTCTCGGAGCGCAACATCTACCAGGCCATGGTGACCGGCCCGCAGTCGATGCCGGTCTTCAACGACGCCAACATCACGCCGGAGGAGAAGCGGGACATCATCGCGTTCCTCGTCGAGCAGCGTGAGGGCTCGGCGGGCGGCATCAGCCTCGGCTCCCTCGGTCCCGTGAGCGAGGGCGTCTGGGCCTGGGTCGTCGGCATGGGCCTCCTCATCGGCGCCGCAGTGTGGATCGGAGCGAAGTCCTCGTGAGCCAGAACGTCAACCCCAAGCCGTCGCAGGACGTCACCGCGGCGGGCAACGGGACCACGACGCACCCCGACCGGTTCGTCGACCCGGGCCTCCCGGAGCACAAGCCGCGCCTGGCCGACATCGACCCGAAGGCCGCGAAGCGCAACGAGCGCATCGTCGTCCTGCTCTTCGTGCTGTCGATCCTCGGCACGATTGGCACCGTCGTCGCCTACTTCGCCGTGCGCCCCGACGGCACGACCGCGGGCACCCGTCTCTCGACCGTGCTCCTCGGCGTGGGCATGGCCGTCTCCCTGCTCGGCCTCGGGTTCGGGGCCGTGCACTGGGCCAAGACCCTCATGTCGAACCACGAGCACATCGAGGAGCGGCACGACAGCCGCAGCTCCGACGAGGTGCGCACCGTCGTCGCGCAGGCCTTCAAGGACGGCTACGAGGACTCGGGCCTCCCGCGCCGCGGCGTGCTCAAGGGCGCCGTCGTCTCGGCCCTCGCCCTGTTCCCGCTCACCATCGCCGTGCCGCTCGTCTCGAGCGTGGGCGGCGACTGGAACGTCGGCAAATTCCGCCACACCCTCTGGAAGACCGGCACGCGCCTGGCCTACGACCCCTCGGGTCGGCCCATCAAGGCCGCCGACCTCACCGTCGGCTCCGTCGCCCACGTCATCCCCGACGTCGACGAGGAGATGCGCGAGTCGCACGAGTGGATCACCGAGAAGTCGAAGGCCGTCGTCCTCCTGGTCCGGCTCAACCCGCAGGACCTCAAGGCCGACCAGTCGCCCGAGGGCGAGACCTGGTCGTACGACGGCATCGTCGCCTACTCGAAGATCTGCACCCACGTCGGCTGCCCGGTCGCCCTGTACGAGCAGCAGACGCACCACCTGCTGTGCCCGTGCCACCAGTCGACCTTCGACATCTCCGACGGTGCCAAGGTCGTGTTCGGCCCGGCGAACCGGCCGCTGCCCCAGCTGCCGATCACGGTCGACGACGAGGGCTACCTCGTGGCGCAGGACGACTTCGCCGAGCCCATCGGCCCGAGCTACTGGGAGCGCCTGAAGTGAGCACCACGACCCACTCCCCCGAGGCGACCACACCGATCGGCAAGGCCGCCGACTACCTGGACCAGCGGACCAAGGTCGGGGTCCTGACCAAGCAGCTCGTCCGCAAGGTTTTCCCGGACCACTGGTCGTTCATGCTGGGCGAGATCGCGCTCTTCTCGTTCGTGATCCTGATCCTGTCCGGGTTCTTCCTCACGATGTTCTTCGAGCCGTCGATGGCGCTCACGCACTACCACGGCGAGGGCCCGGCCTCGATGCAGGGCCAGCTCATGTCGGTCGCGTTCGCGTCGACGCTCGACCTGTCGTTCGAGGTGCGCGGCGGTCTGCTCATGCGGCAGATCCACCACTGGTCCGCGCTCGTCTTCATGGCCGGCATCGTCGTCCACATGATGCGCGTGTTCTTCACGGGCGCCTTCCGCAAGCCGCGCGAGATCAACTGGCTCGTCGGCGTGACGATGCTCATCCTCGGTCTGGCCGCCGGCTTCACCGGCTACTCGCTGCCCGACGACGTCCTGTCCGGCAACGGCCTGCGCATCACCGACGGCGTGGTCAAGTCGATCCCCGTGATCGGCTCGTACATGTCGTACTTCATCTTCGGTGGCGAGTTCCCGGGCGAGCACATCATCCCGCGCCTGTTCACGCTGCACATCCTGGTCGTGCCGGCGCTGCTGCTCGCGCTCATCGGCCTGCACCTGTTCCTCATGGTGCTCAACAAGCACACGCAGTACCCGGGCGGCGGCCGCACCGACCGGAACGTCGTCGGCTCCCCCGCGGTCCCGGCGTTCGCCACGAAGATGGGTGGCAACTTCTTCATCATCTTCGGCGTGCTGGCCCTCATGGGCGGCACGATGGCGATCAACAACGTCTGGAACTACGGGCCCTACGACCCCTCGCCGGTCTCCGCCGGCGCCCAGCCCGACTGGTACATGCTGTTCCTCGAGGGATCGCTGCGTCTCATGCCCGGCCAGGGCACCGAGTGGGTCATCGCCGGGTACACGCTCTCGCTGAACGTGCTCATCCCCGCGGTGGTCGTCCCCGGCCTGCTCTTCACGTTCCTGTTCGCCTACCCGTTCATCGAGGCGAAGGTCACGGGCGACACCCGCGAGCACCACGTGCTCGACCGTCCGCGCAACGTCCCGGTCCGTACGGGCCTCGGCGTGGCCTTCCTGACGGCCTTCGTCATCCTGGCCGTCGCGGGCTCGAACGACCTCGTGGCGACGCACTTCGATATGTCCCTCAACGCGATCACGTGGGTGCTGCGGATCCTGTTCTTCGTCGGCCCGGTCTTCGCCTTCTGGGTCACCAAGCGGATCTGCCTGGGCCTGCAGCGCAAGGACCGCGAGCTCGTGCTCCACGGGCACGAGACGGGCCGCATCGTGCGCTTCGCGAACGGCGAGTACATCGAGGTCCACCGCCCGCTCGACGAGCAGGAGCGCTGGCTGCGCGTCAACTACGAGGCGCACCGGCCCCTCGAGATCGCGCCGGCCACGGATGCGCGCGGTGTCCGTCGCAAGGGCTACAAGGTCGACCGTCTGTGGCAGCGCCTGTCGCGGTTCTTCTTCGAGGACCGCGTCGAGCCGGTGACGCCCGCCGAGCTCGCGGCCGCTCACGCCCACGGCGAGCACGACGAGATCGAGGCGCACCACGGCACTCCCGAGCTGGTCTCGGGGTCCGGAAACGTCGAGCGGGAGCGCTGAGACTCCTGCAGGCTAGGACGGTGGCCCGTGCACCTCGACCCCGCTCGTGCGGGAGCGGTGCGCGGGTCACCGTCGTTCTCGGGTGGTGCCGGCGCCGCGGGCCGGCGGTCCGCGGCGCCGGCACCACGACGACCGGTGAGTTCGTCCGGTCCGGTACGACGACGTCCCCGCCGCACGCCTGCCGTGGCGTGCGGCCCGATCGAGGAGGTACCTCAGCATGGCTGTCTACACGCTCCCTGACCTCACCTACGACTACGGTGCGCTCGAGCCCCACATCTCGGGCAAGATCATGGAGCTGCACCACTCGAAGCACCACAACACGTACGTGACGGGCGCGAACACCGCGCTCGAGAAGCTCGAGGAGGCGCGCGACAAGGGCGACCTCGCCTCGGTCAACCTCCACGAGAAGAACCTCGCGTTCAACCTCGGCGGCCACGTCAACCACTCGGCGTTCTGGACGAACCTCTCCCCCGAGGGCGGCGGCGAGCCGACCGGCGAGATCGGCGCCGCGATCGACGAGCACTTCGGCTCCTTCGAGAAGTTCAAGGCGCACTTCACCGCCGTCGCGACGGGCGTGCAGGGCTCCGGCTGGGCGATCCTCGCGTGGGACTCGATCGGCCAGAAGCTCGTCATCGTCCAGCTGTACGACCAGCAGGGCAACATCACGCTCGGCCTCACGCCCATCGTGCTGCTCGACTGCTGGGAGCACGCCTACTACCTCGACTACCTCAACGTCCGCCCCGACTACATCAAGGCGTGGTGGAACATCGTCAACTGGGCCGACGCCGAGGAGCGCCTCCAGCGGGCCAGGACGCAGACCGCGGGCCTGATCGTCCCCGCCTGAGCTTCCCGTCCCAGAAACGCCTCAGGGCCCCGCACGCGACGCGTGCGGGGCCCTGTCGCATCTCCCCGCGGATGGGACCCTCCCCTGAGGTCGACGGCTACCACGCCGGCACGTACGTCTCCGTTCGTCGCCGAAGCGCGCCGGGAGGGCGACCTTCAGGGACGGACGTGCGCGGCCGCGGTGCCGGCGTCGGGCACGT contains:
- a CDS encoding DEDD exonuclease domain-containing protein, producing the protein MPSTSPVVVQPSFEELGTPLRDVTFVVVDLETTGGRTEDSGITEIGAVKVRGGEVLGELQSLVNPGHPVPAFVARLTGITTAMVATAPDLALVLPSFLEFARGSVLVAHNAPYDVGFLRAACERLGYPWPGFRVVDTVPLARRVVTRDEAPNHKLSTLAALFRARTTPQHRALADARATVDVLHGLLERLAPLGVTHLEDLATAADPVPPEVRRKRHLADGLPDAPGVYLFRGPGDEVLYVGTSTNIRKRVRTYFTAGEKRRRITEMVRIAHAVTPVVCATPLEAQVRELRLITEHAPRYNRRSKHPERHAWVRLTDEPYPRLSVVRDVRDGTPHIGPFGSRRAAQDAVDALHDALPLRQCTARLPRVARVAGSPCALAGMGRCSAPCTTTQGPDDAYAEVARVAAEALTGDPSPVVRALSERIARLAAEQRYEEAGHVTARLRAFVQGAGRAQRLAPLARCAEIVAARATASGGWELVVVKHGRLAATAVTRPDEDPLPVVDALRATAEAVEPPVPPAPACHPEEAALVLGWLDQPGTRLVHVSDPWACPVRSAAAHADLAWASGEVRARVATMAAC
- a CDS encoding Lrp/AsnC family transcriptional regulator, whose product is MLTAIVLIDTEPDRIPEVANEVTELKGVSEVYSVTGKADLVAMVRVREHDALATVIADGISKVPGVLRTETLIAFRTYSSVDLEQAFALGLD
- the trpD gene encoding anthranilate phosphoribosyltransferase codes for the protein MPSTDATPSAPPAPAVATWPELLTQLVQGQDLTAEQAAWAMDEVMSGEVSPVRLAGFLVGLRAKGVTVTELTALADAMLGHARRLEVEGPSVDIVGTGGDRAHTVNVSTMAAIVLAGAGVRVVKHGNRAASSSSGSADVLEALGIRLDHPPERVAELADEVGITFCFAQVFHPSMRHAGVARKDLGIPTVFNFLGPLTNPAQPRATAVGCADPVMAPKMAGVFAARGTQALVFRGDDGLDELAATGGATVWEVRDGDVTEQRLDAAADLGLQRIRVEDLRGADAVHNAAVARDLLDGAHGAVRETVLLNAAAALVADGRLSGTASGSLVERLQAGLEHAARSVDDGAAADVLRRWAEASSR
- a CDS encoding response regulator transcription factor translates to MSDHATDRTAQPGPRVLLYSDDRTVREQVRLAVGPRLGAHEPEIAWTEVATPSAVVAAADGKAWDLLVLDGEADKAGGMGLCRQLKNEVYECPPVLVLTARAEDAWLASWSLADAVVSRPLDAFELQKAVSSLLS
- a CDS encoding heme-copper oxidase subunit III, encoding MAHVSTATAAAPHAHQHVSVNRPNPVSVGTIVWLASELMFFAGLFAMYFTVRSVMPDAEWAAETEKLNLTFAAINTTVLVLSSVTCQFGVWAAERFQPVRTGSLLQVNRWGMNEWMTLTYLMGAFFIGGQIFEYAELVHHGVTLSSSAYGSVFYLTTGFHGLHVVGGLIAFLFLLGRSFAARNFGHHEATTGIVTSYYWHFVDVVWIALFAVIYLLR
- a CDS encoding c-type cytochrome — encoded protein: MKALAARRHHRAAPVVLLLLALLVTGGVYAVLAPSPATADTASTADIETGKKLFQANCATCHGPNAEGTSEVPSLVGVGAAAVDFQVSTGRMPMQMNGPQAQDKPRQMNEEQTAALAAYVASLGPGPAIPTDEQVDPALGDASNGALLFRTNCAMCHNAVGAGGALSEGKWAPALWDVSERNIYQAMVTGPQSMPVFNDANITPEEKRDIIAFLVEQREGSAGGISLGSLGPVSEGVWAWVVGMGLLIGAAVWIGAKSS
- a CDS encoding ubiquinol-cytochrome c reductase iron-sulfur subunit; this translates as MSQNVNPKPSQDVTAAGNGTTTHPDRFVDPGLPEHKPRLADIDPKAAKRNERIVVLLFVLSILGTIGTVVAYFAVRPDGTTAGTRLSTVLLGVGMAVSLLGLGFGAVHWAKTLMSNHEHIEERHDSRSSDEVRTVVAQAFKDGYEDSGLPRRGVLKGAVVSALALFPLTIAVPLVSSVGGDWNVGKFRHTLWKTGTRLAYDPSGRPIKAADLTVGSVAHVIPDVDEEMRESHEWITEKSKAVVLLVRLNPQDLKADQSPEGETWSYDGIVAYSKICTHVGCPVALYEQQTHHLLCPCHQSTFDISDGAKVVFGPANRPLPQLPITVDDEGYLVAQDDFAEPIGPSYWERLK
- a CDS encoding cytochrome bc complex cytochrome b subunit, whose amino-acid sequence is MSTTTHSPEATTPIGKAADYLDQRTKVGVLTKQLVRKVFPDHWSFMLGEIALFSFVILILSGFFLTMFFEPSMALTHYHGEGPASMQGQLMSVAFASTLDLSFEVRGGLLMRQIHHWSALVFMAGIVVHMMRVFFTGAFRKPREINWLVGVTMLILGLAAGFTGYSLPDDVLSGNGLRITDGVVKSIPVIGSYMSYFIFGGEFPGEHIIPRLFTLHILVVPALLLALIGLHLFLMVLNKHTQYPGGGRTDRNVVGSPAVPAFATKMGGNFFIIFGVLALMGGTMAINNVWNYGPYDPSPVSAGAQPDWYMLFLEGSLRLMPGQGTEWVIAGYTLSLNVLIPAVVVPGLLFTFLFAYPFIEAKVTGDTREHHVLDRPRNVPVRTGLGVAFLTAFVILAVAGSNDLVATHFDMSLNAITWVLRILFFVGPVFAFWVTKRICLGLQRKDRELVLHGHETGRIVRFANGEYIEVHRPLDEQERWLRVNYEAHRPLEIAPATDARGVRRKGYKVDRLWQRLSRFFFEDRVEPVTPAELAAAHAHGEHDEIEAHHGTPELVSGSGNVERER
- a CDS encoding superoxide dismutase, which encodes MAVYTLPDLTYDYGALEPHISGKIMELHHSKHHNTYVTGANTALEKLEEARDKGDLASVNLHEKNLAFNLGGHVNHSAFWTNLSPEGGGEPTGEIGAAIDEHFGSFEKFKAHFTAVATGVQGSGWAILAWDSIGQKLVIVQLYDQQGNITLGLTPIVLLDCWEHAYYLDYLNVRPDYIKAWWNIVNWADAEERLQRARTQTAGLIVPA